Proteins encoded in a region of the Penaeus vannamei isolate JL-2024 chromosome 30, ASM4276789v1, whole genome shotgun sequence genome:
- the LOC113815053 gene encoding polyamine-transporting ATPase 13A3-like isoform X3 — translation MVSWDEGVRALNHGTKDELQIIGWQPDLRKQLLTALLTVLTGGLLLILITWRPSIKLWLTHRRCDDSEAKRLLVKDMYDQLWEEKVVREEVATEDQKGTQSRVYFINKKIKYVWDEATCTFVRLRPLEHGTTFNTFHRQSGGLSEPAAKAKKALFGENFMKIEILSIWQLIVQQTYIPLYMFQLFAVMIWCIQGYYKKGLGLLSLAILSFTYLLYRIIKQSRALRKTVTSQSQVTVLRDGQKTSLSSRELVPGDVMLITDGLGRMEVDAVVLQGSVVVNEAMLTGESVPITKVAIPKESDTMFCEEEHKRHFLYSGTEVLQVRGGQELPVLVVNTGFYTARGELVRSILFPKPIEHHFYGDFLKLLGVFLLIGLGAMVWSFFQWSKIKGSWDVVFLSLDLVTFVVPSVLPATITAINACTQQRLKRKDVFCLSSNYISLSGSVDTVCFDKTGTLTEDDLALAGVIPCTEGDMGSPVEDVSQLQVEQPLTRALATCHSLTSINGKLVGYPIDTKIFSGIGWNLLESDPAVNQDYGMVALIRVQPPPGERVLPEDHEVAVLKTFPFEAKEQRTTVVVRRRGFPACEVFVKGAPEKVASLCRPDTVPGITEAALEWYTRQGLRVVAVAGKSLQEGLEWEKVDLTPREVLEEGAMFLGLVLLQNKLKVETAPVLAALHQADITTVMITGDNLLTALSVARQSGLVSSGRQMIVVKAQMVAASAKAAQHLQVYYFDADYDGGLRNQRNVISVRNDNYVLATDGETFDLIYRGLDKELFQRLVHKGRVFARMKPEQKITVVEALQDLGHQVAMCGDGCNDCGALKVAHTGISLSSAEASVAAPFTSRRQDITCVPTLLLEGRATLVSIFAAFKYNVASMFGALICVVFHFSIFTEPSDEQYVTMDLVLATIPVLVMGYTGPTDRLVPRPPTRRILTFLPAASIFSFLIFQTIIYWLLLLYLRVQPWFVEFVPPEELEFEAPPKPSFENTELIIVNYYTYVICALVFSHGSPYRKPIYTNYILTAYLLASTVLCIFINFYKGEWMITLLNFKVIPSASFSAMIFLVVILYGAVTFMWEHWWLYGVIQERLMPWLARTCGPRSPHAKLEAELKDIKSWPPLTEPPDIDAGNEAEGDEGDETMDSETLEKDEAALLIRKLTRRHRFKATVKYHNEVNPSQSSPIDVPELPSVAMTTKTPPLNFGEVSSPVPANLLETVPPESAGYREPWDSQQSEGSRFMFNHSVRHQIMMGTKGGFSTFKGSVKKHNNKGDIEDAEPYEVIRLTDQSSIEQSNVNGGEEIYATISETYNGDLQRTEDFEQDDESHYQDPVQGQAPAPGGNLDSLRRRTERQKR, via the exons CAAATCATAGGCTGGCAACCAGACTTACGGAAACAGCTGCTGACCGCTCTCCTGACCGTGCTGACTGGAGGACTGCTGCTGATCCTTATAACCTGGCGTCCCTCCATCAAGTTGTGGCTCACTCACAGGAGGTGCGATGACAGCGAGGCAAAGCGATTACTTGtcaag GACATGTACGACCAGCtgtgggaggagaaggtggtccGGGAGGAGGTGGCGACGGAGGACCAAAAAGGCACACAGTCCCGAGTGTATTTCATCAACAAGAAGATTAAGTACGTGTGGGATGAGGCGACGTGCACCTTCGTCAGGCTGAG GCCCCTGGAGCACGGGACGACCTTCAACACCTTCCACAGGCAGTCGGGAGGTCTCAGCGAACCCGCGGCGAAGGCCAAAAAGGCTCTGTTCGGCGAGAACTTCATGAAGATCGAGATTCTGTCCATCTGGCAACTAATCGTCCAACAG ACTTACATTCCGCTCTACATGTTCCAACTGTTTGCTGTCATGATATGGTGTATACAAGGCTATTATAAGAAAGGTCTGGGTCTCCTGTCACTGGCCATATTATCATTTACATACTTGCTGTACAGAATAATTAAG CAAAGTCGCGCCCTGAGGAAGACGGTCACATCCCAGTCACAAGTTACGGTGTTAAGGGACGGCCAGA aAACCTCCCTCTCGTCCCGTGAACTCGTGCCTGGCGACGTGATGCTGATCACCGACGGACTGGGTCGTATGGAGGTGGACGCCGTCGTACTCCAGGGCAGCGTGGTCGTCAATGAGGCCATGCTGACGGGGGAGTCGGTGCCCATTACgaag GTGGCGATACCCAAAGAAAGCGACACGATGTTCTGCGAAGAGGAACACAAGCGCCATTTTCTCTACAGCGGGACCGAAGTGCTCCAGGTGCGCGGCGGCCAGGAACTCCCTGTGCTGGTCGTTAATACAG GGTTCTACACCGCGCGGGGAGAGCTGGTCAGGTCCATCTTGTTCCCGAAGCCCATCGAGCATCACTTCTACGGCGACTTCCTGAAGCTGCTCGGGGTGTTCCTGCTGATCGGTCTCGGCGCCATGGTGTGGAGCTTCTTCCAGTGGTCGAAGATCAAG GGTTCCTGGGACGTGGTGTTCCTGTCGCTGGACCTCGTGACGTTCGTGGTGCCGTCCGTGCTGCCcgccaccatcaccgccatcaaCGCCTGCACGCAACAGCGGCTCAAGAGGAAGGACGTGTTCTGTCTGTCCTCGAACTACATCTCCCTCTCGGGCTCCGTCGATACCGTGTGTTTCGAtaag ACGGGAACCCTGACGGAGGACGACCTCGCTCTCGCCGGCGTCATCCCTTGCACCGAGGGAGACATGGGCTCTCCTGTCGAAGACGTGTCCCAGCTGCAGGTCGAGCAGCCGCTGACGAGAGCGCTGGCAACGTgtcactccctcacctccatcaaCGGGAAACTGGTCGGTTATCCTATTGACACCAAGATCTTCAGCGGCATCGGATGG AACCTACTGGAGTCGGACCCCGCGGTGAACCAGGACTACGGCATGGTGGCGCTGATACGGGTGCAGCCTCCGCCGGGCGAGCGCGTGCTGCCCGAGGACCACGAGGTCGCCGTGCTCAAGACGTTCCCCTTCGAGGCCAAGGAGCAGCGCACCACGGTCGTCGTGCGCCGGAGGGGCTTCCCCGCCTGCGAGGTCTTCGTCAAGGGCGCGCCCGAGAAGGTGGCGTCGCTCTGCCGCCCCGACACAG TTCCAGGAATCACCGAGGCGGCCCTGGAGTGGTACACGAGGCAAGGACTCCGGGTCGTCGCTGTGGCAGGAAAATCTCTTCAGGAAGGACTCGAGTGGGAAAAG GTGGATCTAACGCCCCGTGAAGTTCTCGAGGAGGGCGCCATGTTCCTGGGGTTGGTGCTCCTGCAGAACAAACTGAAGGTCGAGACGGCTCCTGTCCTGGCAGCGCTCCACCAAGCAGACATAACGACTGTCATGATCACag GCGACAACCTCCTGACGGCGCTGAGCGTGGCCCGCCAGAGTGGCCTCGTCTCCTCCGGCCGCCAGATGATAGTCGTGAAGGCGCAGATGGTTGCGGCGTCGGCGAAGGCAGCTCAGCATCTTCAGGTCTATTACTTCGATGCTGATTACGATGGCGGATTGCGCAATCAG AGGAACGTCATTTCCGTCCGCAACGACAACTACGTCCTGGCGACCGACGGGGAGACCTTCGACCTGATCTACCGAGGGCTGGATAAGGAGCTCTTCCAGCGCCTCGTGCACAAGGGAAGGGTCTTCGCCAGGATGAAGCCGGAGCAGAAAATCACGGTGGTGGAGGCCCTGCAGGATctcgg ccACCAAGTCGCCATGTGCGGGGACGGCTGCAACGACTGCGGCGCCCTCAAGGTGGCTCACACGGGcatctctctctcgtccgccGAAGCCTCCGTGGCCGCGCCCTTCACCTCGCGCCGCCAGGATATCACGTGCGTGCCCACCCTCCTCCTGGAAGGCAGGGCCACGCTCGTCTCCATCTTCGCCGCCTTCAAGTACAACGTCGCGTCCATGTTCGGCGCCCTCATCTGCGTCGTCTTCCACTTCTCG ATCTTCACGGAGCCCTCAGACGAGCAGTACGTGACCATGGACCTCGTCTTGGCCACAATCCCGGTGCTGGTGATGGGGTACACTGGCCCCACCGACCGCCTCGTGCCCCGACCCCCGACCCGGCGcattctcaccttcctccctgcggcttccatcttctcctttcttatcttccaGACTATTATTTATTGGCTGTTGCTGCTCTACCTCCGCGTGCAACCatg GTTTGTCGAGTTCGTCCCGCCCGAGGAGTTGGAGTTCGAAGCCCCGCCGAAACCCAGCTTTGAGAACACGGAACTCATCATTGTCAATTACTATACTTACGTCATCTGTGCTTTAGTATTCTCGCACGGGTCGCCTTATCGGAAGCCAATCTATACCAACT ACATCCTGACAGCGTACCTCCTGGCCTCGACGGTGCTGTGCATCTTCATCAACTTCTACAAAGGGGAATGGATGATCACTTTGCTCAATTTCAAGGTCATTCCCTCCGCCAGCTTCTCCGCCATGATCTTCCTCGTCGTCATCCTCTACGGCGCCGTGACCTTCatgtgggag CACTGGTGGTTATACGGAGTGATCCAAGAGCGCCTGATGCCCTGGCTGGCGAGGACCTGCGGGCCGCGATCTCCTCACGCCAAGCTCGAGGCCGAACTGAAGGACATCAAGAGCTGGCCGCCCTTGACAGAGCCCCCGGACATCGATGCGGGGAACGAAGCAG AAGGCGATGAGGGAGACGAAACGATGGACTCGGAAACTCTGGAGAAGGACGAGGCCGCCCTCCTCATCAGAAAGCTCACCCGGAGGCACCGATTCAAAGCGACCGTCAAATACCACAACGAAGTCAACCCAAGTCAGTCTTCCCCCATCGATGTCCCCGAACTACCCAGCGTTGCCATGACGACCAAGACGCCGCCGTTGAACTTCGGCGAGGTTTCGAGTCCCGTTCCGGCGAACTTGCTGGAGACCGTTCCGCCGGAGAG TGCCGGCTACAGAGAACCCTGGGACAGTCAACAAAGCGAAGGAAGTAGGTTCATGTTCAACCACAGCGTGAGGCATCAAATCATGATGGGAACTAAAGGTGGATTCAGCACCTTTAAAGGGAGTGTTAAGAAG CACAATAATAAGGGGGACATTGAAGATGCAGAACCTTATGAGGTGATTAGGCTGACTGATCAATCATCAATAGAGCAAAGTAATGTTAATGGAGGAGAAGAGATCTATGCAACAATATCG GAGACTTATAATGGAGATTTGCAAAGGACTGAAGATTTTGAACAGGATGATGAGAGCCACTACCAGGACCCCGTGCAAGGACAAGCACCAGCTCCAGGCGGAAATTTGGACAGCCTCAGGAGAAGAACGGAGAGACAGAAAA GATGA